One window from the genome of Vicugna pacos chromosome 23, VicPac4, whole genome shotgun sequence encodes:
- the RASSF5 gene encoding ras association domain-containing protein 5 isoform X2, whose amino-acid sequence MTVDSSMSSGYCSLEEELEDCFFTAKTTFFRNVQSKHPSKNVCKPAEEPQCPPPTLQEIKQKIDSYNTRENNCLGMKLSEDGTYTGFIKVHLKLQRPVTVPAGIRPQSIYDAIKEVNLAATTDKRTSFYLPLDAIKQLHISSTTTVSEVIQGLLKKFMVVDNPQKFALFKRIHKDGQVFFQKLSVADRPLYLRLLAGPDTDVLSFVLKENETGEVEWDAFSIPELQNFVTILEKEEQDKIQQVQKKYDKFRQKLEEALRESQGKPG is encoded by the exons ATGACGGTGGACAGCAGCATGAGCAGTGGGTACTGCAGCCTGGAGGAGGAACTGGAGGATTGCTTCTTCACTGCCAAGACCACCTTTTTCAGGAATGTGCAGAGCAAACATCCTTCGAAG AATGTCTGTAAACCCGCAGAGGAGCCGCAGTGCCCACCACCCACGCTGCAGGAGATCAAACAGAAGATCGACAGCTACAACACCCGGGAAAACAACTGCCTGGGCATGAAGCTG AGTGAAGATGGCACCTACACGGGTTTCATCAAAGTGCATTTGAAACTTCAGCGGCCGGTGACTGTGCCGGCCGGGATCCGGCCCCAGTCCATCTATGACGCCATCAAGGAAGTGAACCTGGCAGCCACCACGGACAAGCGGACATCCTTCTACCTGCCGCTGGATGCCATTAAGCAGCTGCACATCAGCAGCACCACCACGGTCAGCGAGGTCATCCAGGGGCTGCTCAAGAAGTTCATGGTCGTGGACAATCCCCAGAAGTTTGCACTTTTTAAGCGGATACACAAGGACGGACAAG TATTCTTCCAGAAACTCTCCGTGGCTGACCGCCCCCTCTACCTGCGCCTACTCGCCGGGCCCGACACGGATGTCCTCAGCTTCGTGCTCAAGGAGAATGAAACAGGAGAGGTGGAG TGGGATGCCTTCTCCATCCCCGAGCTCCAGAACTTCGTAACAATCCTGGAAAAAGAGGAGCAGGACAAAATCCAACAAGTGCAAAAGAAGTATGACAAGTTTAGGCAGAAACTGGAGGAGGCCTTAAGAGAATCCCAGGGCAAACCTGGCTAA